The genomic segment ttgtttatcggacgtccggtgctttaATGTTTTGCGTCTGATCAAGGTGGGTGAGCTAGAGAGAATGCTtttatcttttcggacgtccggtagtgGAGTTTTTCATACGTCCGAAGTTGAGCAatgactatcggacgtccgatccaagctttatgagcgtccgacagctttcagtgCTCATTTTTCTCTATCAACATGTACTTAATGTTTGAGCCTGATTTGCAATATTGCTGAAAAGATTTTTGATGAGATATttgtaacatccatttgttttgtaaacataaaAACAAGGGACAATGATTAACACACTTTAGTAGAATTCAAAACCAATTGCATGATTTGtatgaagttatttcttctaatgatatgCAAAATGACCCTAGTATAAATGGTAAggatgttgtatgtgaaaatggattgcattttgatgaaaatgatacaTCTAATGCATGTTTTAATGAAAAGGtgtccatttcacaagataatatccTTAGAACtaatgatgaatctcaagagATGAACATTAATGATTCATATTTAACCCCTTGAGATGTGAACATTCTTTTGGTGAGTACTCAAATGATACACATGAGATACTTGAGATGGGCAAACCACTTCCATCTTTCTTATCATTAGAGCATATGGCTTTTGTTATCAATCTATCTTTTGTTGATCCACCACATCTTAAAATGGTAGATTATTCATTAAtaaaacctccttgaaaaataagGTTATATAGTCAAGCTACTGACTATAAAGAAGTGCTTATTGGAAGGCAACCCAACGATTTCCTGTTTTTAGTAGGTTTTAGTTGTTTGATTAGTGTTTTTTGTATGTTTTTGTAAGCTGTGACAACAAGGGTTCAGACAAATCATCTCAAGTGCAAAAGTGTCTATATTGAGGCAAAAAGGAAGTTTTCATATTGATTTgatgcatttcatgcatttaaagtGTTTCATGCTAGAGTTATATTAACGCATGATCTCGTGTTTTCAAGTGTATTTTATtgagaaaaatgcattttctagGTTAAAACTTGATCTCATACACGGAACATAAAAATAGTTGAAAACCTGGTAAGTGTGGAAACATGGCCAAGTAGAAAACTAGAGGAAAATTGCAGATCAAATTTCCTGCAGCAAATCTGGCCAGGGAATTTGGCCAAGTTCCGGCCGGATTAGCAGGggagtagaaaaaaaaaaatttttgatccTCTGGCTAGAATTCGACCGGATTCTGACTAGTCTTTGATTTTAAGAGAAATCTGTTCATGGATTCCTCAttcttcccttctttcttcctcAACCCCACACACATACTCACACATAAAACACACACTACTCACCAAAATTCCTCTTTTtatcatcaaatcttcaaactaatttcaccaaaacactcctCTTATCCTCTAGAGAAGATTTTATAGCTTAACTTCTTCAAAAATAAGCTTTAATTTGGATTCTAGCTTCACAAGACAAGAGTTTCAATTTTTCTGAACCCTCCATTTGAGGCCAAATTGTAGTGAGATTTTAGTACTTTGCATCCCTAGTCATCAATCAATAAGTTTGAGGTAACAAATCTTTACTAAACCTTGTCTTTTGATTATTGCCATTTGTGAATATTTCCTATTTTTTGGCACTTTCGAATTTCTTGTCTTTATGAAGTTcggtaattttttattatacttGTTCatgttgttgatgattattgaTGATGAATAAATTATGAGTTGTAAATATTTTgtgaagattggtgaattttagcTAAATTTATGCTTAATTTGGATTGGTAAAAAGTTGCATATTAAATGGCTaatgtagcattttaattagttttgtaGGAGTTTATGATATTCATTTGAGTAGTCTAGATTATCTAAATATATGAGAATATATATTGGTTGAATTATTAAGTAATTCTAGAAGCTGAGGTGAATTGAAAATGGCCTTAATGGataaaattcataaatgcacttaTGATCTTTGTAGTTCAATGGTTTTTAGCATTTCATCAATTCTAAAGAAgatcatttatattttgatttggTGTGTTTGCATCCATTTGGAGAGTACTTTTGTATTTGAGGGGACTTGATCGTTGACAacaaaatgtataaatggaacTTACTTTGTTTATGATTATGAGcatattttgtgaaatttgctTAACTTTGCTTTGGATTCTCATGGATATACTTGTTTTGCGAAGTTAGctaatttcatatttttattaTCTTTGAACATTGTGTTGATTTACATGCTTgatctctttctctttttccctTGATTTGCATGTTTACTTTTAAGaagttattttattttgatttttccaTTTGAAATGGTGCATTAATTGAACTCTTCTTTCTTTGTCAAATAAGGTTGAAAATTCCTTACATGGCCATGGATTTAAACAGTGCAAATTAATAAGGTGAGTCTTATCTCTTActctttatttgttttcttttctcataTTGAGAACAATGTGAAATTTAAGTGTGGAGGAGGAGAATAATTGGTTTGCTATTTTATGCCATCTGATGATATTTTTGTAGATTTAAATGCATtagaaatgttgaaattgtgttTTGAAAAATTGCCATATGAaaaagttttcttgaaattgggtttgttggcagggagttttgttcagttataaggggaaactttgtcaaaattttttcaaaatctttcttaaaATTTCAGTATGGCCAAAAATTcttccaatttttgcaattttgttttaaaagggCCAATTTCATCCAACCTTAAGTGTTCtaatccttccacttgttgaaactttatatgTATTGTGAAAATTTTAGTCCTCAGTTAACTTGAAAatagttattatgcaattagaatttttttcattttagaaagtatatcttgtaaaTTGTGGAAAATTAtacctataattttacatgtataacaagatttcttctctttactcaATTTTacaagtgattgatatagtcaataaaaactatacttttctttttgattATTCTTATGTATTTACTAAGAGAGAATgtctatttattgtcttttactttaaaaaaagaaaaaagaaaaaagaggaaaaaaagttTTTATTCTGCTCCCATGATTCTTGTACCAAGTAATTGGGGGTTGGCATCTATCAATGTTAGCACTTGCATAAAAAAATgtttgaattaagagtatgcatagcaatttgaataagtgaagtgttgagtaatcggaagttttcacctaaaagtgtcgatcttcgcgtcaaaaggcatttgCTCTATTTGAGTAAGATTTTTATGAATAATGTCCCTCTtaattgtgaaatttgaaaaaagatTATTGTAGGAGGAGGATAATTAtgaattgactatgtgatttgcttgcATGTGAAAATTAGGTTAAGGTGAGAGATTAAATTTAACTCGTtaaattagggtataattatctttcttttacttgatattatgagtatttagtataAATTGAATGATTCTATAATGATTGTTTACCGAGTtatgaggaattaaatttgaaaaagtgtatgtaatgtttcacctcttgaatcattgtgaTTGATTAATTATGTGTTGATTGCTTGaagacaagcaatgattcaagtgtgagagAGTTGATAAATGACTATTTTGTACTATATTTGGATGATATTTAATATTACTTTTAGTCACTTTTGCAATATTATAAgaagaaaatggtcattttttgCTAGAATTAGTTCTAAGTGCAATCCAATGCTTAAATGAGATATTTGTCCTTTTTACTTgcatattttttgttatttttgtaggaGTTGGAAATGGACTtcaatttggacaagaaataaaCTTACATTATGATGATTGAAATCCTAAAGTTCGCAAGGATGATGAGTTTCAAATGTGATTCGAAACGTTAGAAAAAGTAAACGAAGATACTTGTCAAAAATGAAAGTCGACTCGAATCCCTTCAAACAATTTGACCAGTTTTTGGAGGGATTGTTTGGAAGCATTCGAGACAGAGAATTTTGGCAAAACAAGGGGCGAATTCAGCCAAaaattggagggatttcttggaGGGATTCTGGTCAAACTTGACGGCTTGGGTATGATGAGCAAGATGGAGAATTTGATCTCATGTGATaagggtgatatctcttctactactttTTCTCTTGTATTGAATTTCGTGTTTAGTTATTAGACAAGATTAGATTTGTGTTTCATTAtatgtttctaaagtttatgccttaggttttggttgaactttctatgattgcaTTGTATTTGATTTCTTAGCTATTTGATACaattattttgagtaagttatttagcacttttgtttgtctaatcatgattaactggccattaattgtgataatcttaaggtgttagaTTTGCAATGATAATTGACATTTAATATTAGTTTAAGAAGTgctaaacctagggagtacactcacgagagtagatgTGCACTTTTGTGCCTTTAGTgatttatttcatgtaatttcataaagGTTCAATGAATTTGTAGCTAATTTTATAACCACAAGAGTAAGTGttgattagttataagtatagttttaaaGTATAGCTCATttactacgagagtaggttttaCATGctcaagaaaattatgtcataaTTAGCCGAGATAGTAATGctcaatgatccaaaagttgcacttgcatgagtagttagggatatgATATCCTAAGAaattttcatttgctattttcttgcatagtttaacttagttttatttcctttaatttgttgattgtctaaataatagaggagTTTTAGTAGCACCGGTAGTTGTTCATTCTTCCCCGTGGGTTTGATCCTAAATACCCTATATTCAATCACGAACTATATACTTGTAGAAAATCGCATGTAAGGTAtttagaattttataaatataaaacttgattgtggaaTGAGTTTAATCGTTATATGTATACTCTACACTTGTCAAGGACAAATTATTAAGCTTAATGGAATCTAATTTTTTGATCAATATTGCTAATATTACTAGCAATTACAAATTATTCTTTTGATGACTAATATTACTGGCAATTAcatatttttctagcattttccCCTACTTTACGTGATTGCATATCCTAATAAAGAGTAAAGGACTTTAacatttccaaaagaaattcgAGATATTTTTCCTGAATATATAGTAATAACGAacacatgattttcattttaaatttatttttaaaggaTTAGGATTGTTTATATAATTGTATCCTAAAATTTCTGTTATACGCTAGACTATTGTTAGCattagaaattaagaaaactgcCAAAACAATTGCTATGTATTTCTATAAAATTTCCCATTATATAAAACAATTGTCACTTTTGCCTTGTGATCAGCTGTACATGCACAATCCgttttcatcttttttgtcttcctttttctttttctccatgATTCCACTGCTATTCATCGAGATTCCTCAGCAAATGCAGAAAGCGCATTGCAAAGGACCAGTACAGAATtttaaattaacaaaattttatttcGTACAACTTGCAACCCCAAACTTGTTTCGTTTTGTATGGCCCTACAGTAAATTCTTGGAAGCCCTTAGAACTATCCCCTAATGCTTGaaagagaaaataataataataataataagcaATTGAAAGTCATCATTCTTTGGGCATTTCTGCTTGGTTGAGAGTAAAATAACATTTAATCAGTTTTccagaaaataataatatttgatCAGTTTTTCCAGAAGCGAGATtccattttcttgtttcttttctccaAATTGAATATTCCCTCTCATTTTGTGAGGTGTGCACGTGAGATAAAAGTGTGTGAAAAAGATAAATAggcaattgaaaaatgtattatgataaaaccaaaatttattttattttttcaaataatcacataggcAACCAAACCCGTTATACTCTGGATAAAAGCAAGTAGCTCTTCATCCTTTTGCACTTAAATCAAGTGAATGAGGGGCTACACCACCTTTGATAATTTTTCCTGAATAAGCTTAAAAAGATTtggattattttttttaatgaccaGGTAGAGTGTTTTTAAAGCTCTCTTGTGCACTAGGTCGAGGGTTCAAACCCCACCTAGTGCATTACAAGAAAGCACTATGCTTcctttattctaaaaaatcctgagaaaaaaatattttgattttttttttagtttagtcTCTGCATCCCTTCTCTAGCTTAAGTTAGGGTTATTGTTAGACATACTCTTCTTTAAACTCCTAGATATCAAGGATTATAGACTTAAAAAGATGGTTATATATAATATGAACTCtcaaaaaatttaacaaataatgcGTATCTTTACACAAATAAAGGGTAAGTGACTCAAAATTAGGAGTCCACGCATTGTTGAACTAAAGATATTCTCCTATTTTGtaagaaatatttttttggAGCATTTTTGTAAGACCTAATAGTAAGGgaaacatgcaacacatatttttcttctttttgcacAAAATTCAGGGTCTTCCCACTTAAATTAATTACATGAATGATGATTTTGAGCAGGAAAAAAAATATCAGTATTCCAATTTATTTTAtccaaaagattaaaaaaataattattctatagtaaaaatcatatcttgtaATTTGAACATTCCAAGAACCTTGGGGTCTTTCCTTATAAACTATGTAGAAGGGCACTTTCGTTAACTTGACTATTTTAATGGttaatttaattagttggaCTGAAATAGGAGGCAAAGTGAAAACAAATTAACATTAGGCGGTAAACTGCAACTTTAACCAAACTCCAATTCTCCAATAGttcacaaaaaattaaataagttTTTCTTTATAAGCAAAATTACGCTTGCTTTTTCAAAGAAGTATACACATTTCCTTTAAGGCAGTACATGTTATAGAATCAACTAACTAGTAATCATGAAGAATTAAAAGGGAGTGTCAAACTTAAAAACAGCGTACAATCTTGGAATATCCATTACACACGACATTTGTACTAATTTTTGTAAACCTGAAATTACTACgaaaacatgaaaaaaaaataacattacGTGTAAGAATTATTATAAACGTTTTCCCCTCAGTAATGCTTTTCCCTTCAATGTTTATCCCAAACAACTTCTTATTAGAATCAAACAAATACCTCTAGATATTTCATTGAATTAGACATTTCAAAATCCCAAGAGTTTACCATCAGGATTTTTGAGGCCTATTAAaggcatgaattttttttttaatttctactTGTATTAATATGATATATGCAATGTAAATTGATAGAGAGACAAATCCTATAAGGTACAGATGTAGGCACTGTTTAGTTACCCAAAAAATCAttaataacaaaataatcattCCTTgcttttttgaaatgtgagatttcaaataattaaaaaaaaggactTAAAAAGCTTGTCGGTTGGGGCTAATTCCTTTGTCGGTTGGCCTCAATTATGTGACGAAAATAAAGAGTGAAATTATGGCAAAGCAAGTATGTTGAATTGGGGAAAATAAAAGTTATGTTGAATTAGAaacattcttttatttatttaatttgataaaaaactggaaataattttattaattactACTCTGAAATTCAGCATACAGTGCAACATAAGGTGGAACAGGAGCCCCTTAATGGAGAGGATAAATAAGAGAGAGTACAAAGGTAGAAATACACATTCAAGACATTTATGCACAACCTTCCATTCTACGCCGCAAATAAACATATGATCTTCGTTTCTTCTGCGAGATGGTGGAGTCAAATATTCTGAGGTTAGGAACACTGGATACCATGTCCGCATCAAGCCTACTGATGAAATCTTCTTGCATGTCCACAAGCTCAAGCGTATCAAGAGTAGATATGTGCTTCAGCTCTTCCGGCAACTTCTCTAAATTGCGGCAGTCCCTGATTCTCAGGCACTGGAGCTGTGGCAATGCAGCTTTCTCCACCATTACTTCATCCAAATCACGTAAGAGGTCGAGCTCAAGGAATTTCAATTGGTGAAATCCATGCCTAGAAATGACTAGCTGTGGCCCCCCATATGCATCTTTCATTTCGAGGAACGATAGCTGTCCCAACTTCTCTAGTATTGACATTGGGTCATTCATGAGATCTGTGTATTTCAAAGACAAGCCAGAGAGATTTGGAGGGAAATCAGGAGGCAGCATTCTCAAAGCCGGCCCAATTAGCTTAAGCTTTGTTACATGATGGAGCTTAGAAAGTCCCACTAGAGATGGCCACTCGCTTCTTCCTCTAGCACGGTAAAGATACAACGTCTTTAGGCTTCCAACCTCAGATAAATGCATGCAGAGTTTGTCTATCTCTGACCTGTCATCTACTACAATCCCCAGTTTCTGAAGACTTGTCACAGTTATCATGTTATTGTGCATAATGTGATCAAAGCGTATGCCTAACAGAGTCTGGAGATTCCTCAATCCTTCAATCTTAAGAGGCACATTACATTTTATATCAAACGCATATAGATGCCGTagactttcaagcttccaaatgAAATTTGAGACTATCACTGGGTCAAGGTTCCGTATGTCAAGAGTTTGTAGGTATCGCAAGTAACTGACGGAATGAGGAAGCCTACTAATGAATGTCCCTAATAAATTGAGGTACCTCAGAAGCCTGACTTCACCAATTTCTTTTGGCAAATTATACGGCATCTTAACATTCTCAAGGTCTAGTATCCTAAGCTTTCTGAAACTTTTGAAGCTAAGACTAATGTCTTCCCTGTCAACATGGACATTGAAAAAAAGTAGAGACCGGAGAGGAGGGGTCGAagtccaaaaataatttgtatCCCGAGGGAGAATATGAACAGCGAGGTACCTGGATTTGGCTGATATTTTATCATATCTGGTGTCGTGGAtctgaaaaaaattttcatcctCTGCCTTTCTGATTGCAAGCTCTCGCAACAAATCATGGACTCTACACCTTTTAATCCTCTCATCAACAGTCATTTCCGCCACCTGAACCATATTTCTGCTAAAAAGTTGTTCCAGATCATGTGCTGcaatttcctccaaattttcTGCATCTCTTTTCTGCATTATTCCCTCTGCAGCCCACATATGGATAAACTTTCGCACAGAAATCATGTAGTCTTCGGGAAACAACCCCAAATATAGaaagcaaaatttcagattgggAGGAAGGTCTGCATAACTTAATTCCAGAATTGCTGATACTCCACTCTGGTTCCTTGATAGGTTTGTGTTGAAGCTGTTGAGAACTTTCTCCCATTCACTCTTCAACCTTTTCTTTGTCAGTAGCAGCCCACCTACAACTGTGATGGCCAGTGGCAGACCAGCACATCTCCTTGCAATCTCTCTCCCCACTTCTTCCAAATCCAGAGGACACCAAGCATTATCCCCATGGCCTAAGGCCTTTCTAAGGAACAACTGCCAGCTATCTTCCTGCCCCaaagttttcaaatcatatgGGATGCTCAGAGCATCTGCGTGTAAGGGAACACCCCTGTTGCGACTTGTAATTAGCAGTCTACTTGATGTATTAACATCAGGAAAGGCCCTAGCAAGACAATCCCACGCTTCTTCCTTCCATACATCATCAAGTACCACAAGATAGCATTTATCTTGTAGATCTTGATAGAGCCTTCGTTCCAAGTCCTGCTCGTCCATCTTTTCCAACATCTCAAGTAGCTTGTTATCCACTGTATTCAATTGCTTTATGATTGATCTCAGCATCTCTTTGTGACCGTAGCTTGAAGAGACGCAGAGCCAAGCACGGCAATTGAATCTTTCCCTGAGATCAGCATGGTTATAAACTTTTTTTGGCTAGAGTTGTCTTACCAGCTCCTCCCATGCCGACGATTGAAACCACACGGCGGTTTTTGTCCTGTTTCAGAAGTTCTGCCACCAGGAATTTTGTAATCTCCTCGAAGCCCACTATATCCTTGTCCTCGCTAAAAGGAGAGGTTCGGCGAAGGCGCCGAAACTCCTCTCCCCGTGAACTCATTCCCTCTTCGAGATTTCTGATACCAAACTTTTCGCGTCTATCAGCTATGTCATTGAGCCTCATCTGTAAAGATTCAGTCTCTTTACCTATCTTGTAGAGGTTTACAATTTTCAAGGGATAATACGTCAATTTGGTGACGAGTCCCTTGTTCTTTGTCAAGAACTCAACTTTGCCAGCAAAGATCTCAATGACATCCTCCGCATCGTAGGCAGCAGCTCTGATTAAAGAAACCCAGTTTCGGATCCTCGCATCTTCATCTTGCCTCTGTTCTGCATCTTTCAGGAAGCACCGCATCCACTCCAGATCATTTCCAAGTCTTTCAACTTGTCGTCGAACATCTTTTAGGAAAACAGATTTTTTATGCAGCAGATCAACGGTTCTCCCAATGACAAGAGAGATGACAGAGTCAACCATTTTGATTAAAGCCTCAACAAGCTGTTGTTTTTACTGATCTCAGAAGAAGAGAGGTTGGATTCTCGTGGTTCATTTTCTCTGCTCAGTTTTATCCTTATTTCATTGACTTGTACAGGGGCAATTATTCCAGTCAAAAACCAATGTGGCTATGCATTTTGCCATTATCACTGAAAACCAAACCAAATGAATTCTAGGAATCTTTGGGCCAAATTTGTGCTTCCAAAACCCCGGAGGAGGAAAATAgaatcacttttaaaatgaaccACGAGAATGTGTCTATGCCTTAAAAATCTAAAATTCAGCCCAATCAAAAAAaggaataacaaaaaaaaataatttcaggTATGAGAAGATTTATTCATTTCAAAAGTACCCATCAACTATAATACTAATTAGATTAAATATTTGATCTAAATTGTTAATTCACTTATGGGGCCATTACTAAACATGATCAaccaaaaaattttcatcatccataataaaaaaataacaacttccaaaatttaacaaaacaaaaaattttgcccAATACCTTAAAATTCTTGTTGTCACCacaattataagaaaaattagCCCAACCAGGATCTCGTTatatttgattcttttatttatcaagtacataaattgaaaaaaaaaaagatgcctAGTATGGGATCCATTTTTAGATGCCAAATTAGGCTTTATTTTTTACATTTCAAATTATGGTTAATTTAGTTTGTAAAAGGCTTAATTATTTCTCATATCTAAATCCTTTAATTTATCAAGtgatttcttttatttgtggAGTGTATAAATTAGAAAAGATACACATTTTTTTTAGATGGCAAATTAATTAACTTTTACAATCCAAATTATGGTTAATGTAGTTAGCAATCATTTAACTCTTTTTCTTCACATATATGTGTAAAATATCCTAAATTATAAGgataatagattcatttgaccaTTAATGATGTAAGCATTGGATCTTAAATGATTGACAGGTGAGATAAGTAAAATTTCTAAAACCTTAGTATAGGAGAGTGAAAATGTTAAAAACCttagggaggtttctgaaattatccctttgtcCAAAATCTCTCTATATTTAGTTTATTTTTGGTACTCTAGCGGGAGATTTGTTGAGCGTGAAAGTCAGAGTTTGACCGGTCTAGCTTATGGACCCCAGTTTGTCGGGTGAAAACGCTGGCCAACTTGATAAGAATGTACAAAATAAGGAAAAGAGGTGCCCAATAAAGTCCTCGAAGGTGAAGACTCTGAGCAAACCAATGGCTCGGTCAAAACTAGTGTCCGCACGCCGTTGTGCTGCTGCTTTATACACTTGCAATCTATATACCTTTGTTATCAGCAACTGTGCTTGTTTAACGCATAACAAGCGTTCTTATTACACACTGTtagtgaaataataaaaataggctGATACACTATAGAGAAGAGTAAATACAACCTAGAAAGAAAGTAATGatcgaaaataacaataataacaatcCGAGGCTTGTGAGCACAATTTCCTTAAAACAGATTCGCCCCTTCCAAGTAGAGTGCTCGAGGTTAAGTAGGCGTCTGTCTCCCAAGATACAACGGATTAAAGGTGAATATGTCAGCACCAAACTTTCTTCACCATAGCAAACTCGAACTAGAGCAATATGGAACACTATAAAAGATGAAGATGCAAGaaggaaaaatagagagagcTCTTTCTTTTGAAACAAAAGAGAGATATTTATAGATGTTGGCCAAGGGTGACTGTTAGAAATTGGCaacaagtgttaaattccaGATAATTATCTTCACGTTTATCAAAGTACCCCATTCATGTACATACATGTATCTCAATAAGATAACTCAAAAATCATGTATTAAGTACATGAATCCTATCCAAAATCATGTATCAATAATTAATATACATGAATGAATGATAGATAATTATCCTTGGATTCTTTCAAGAGTGCCATTATGAGAACAATTTTCTCATTCACTCTACAATGGATATAgccatttttccaacaatccccCACATGAATGGAATAATTGTTTTGATTTGACTATACAGTAGTGTTCCACGACTGAAACTTGCATAAGATAGGTTGGTGTTACCCGTTGAACCTTCTCTTGTGAAATACACTTACTTTACTAGCAATCCAGTAGACATGATGTCTTTGAATTGTCCCGCTTTTTAGTGTAAATGAACCATACATTTCATACAGGAATCATGCTCCATTTGTTCAGTTCTCATAGTTATGTTTGTTTTGGCCATGAACATCAACCTGGTTCAACAAGAGTTTTTAAGAATTGAGCCCTAAACAATTCTCTTTTGAAGCGGCCCCACTTCACTCTCACATAGGTGATTTACttaagtctccaataattaattACTTCACTTAAGAATCATTAAAGTACTCCATTGTGCTATCCTTAATTCTCCTTTGCGTCATTGTTTCATTACGGAATGGGTCTAGGGATATCCTCCCACAATGACTATGCTAAGTCCTTATAATTAGGTTGTCCCTTTGAACCTAGATCTTGGGATCTCCAGTCAGCTAGGTTGGGTTTCCTTTATAAGACTTAGCCTTCCATGGGCTTTAGTCCCATTCCCTTTGTCATCTTTGCAACCAACTCTCTATTCAATCCTTTGGTTAGCGGATCCACTATGTTATCCTTTGACTTCACATAATCAATAGAGATAACTCCTGTTGAGAGTAGTTGTCTAATGGTATTATGCCTACGACGTATATGTCTAGACTTACCATTATATATGTTATTCTGTGCTCTTCCAATTGCTGAttgactatcacagtgaatACATATTGGTGGCACAGGTTTTTCCCATTTTGGAATGTCTTCAAGGAAATGGTAGAGCCATTCAGCTTCTTCTCCACATTTGTCCAAGGCAATGAACTCAGATTCCATTGTAGATCTACCTACAATAGTTTGTTTAGAAGACTTCCAAGATACTGCCCCACCGGCAAGTGTGAACACATATCCACTTGTGGATTTTGAATCTTTTATATCAGATATCCAATTTGCATCAGCATACCCTTCTAAAACAGCAGGGTGTCTAGTGTAATGCAGTCCATAGTTTCGAGTGTACCGCAAGTATTTAAGTACCCTTAAAATTGCTTTCCAATGATCAGCACTCGGATTGCTTGTAAACCTGCTCAATTTGCTCACTGCATATGCAATGTCAGGTCTAGTACAACTCATTAAATACATTAGACTGCCAATGATTCTTGAGTATTCTACTTGAGAAATACTCTCTCCTCTATTCTTAGATAGATGGAAACTATTGTCTaatggagttcttgcaattccAGAATCATCCTTATTGAATTTTTCTAGAATCTTGTCCACATAATGAGTTTGGCTCAA from the Coffea arabica cultivar ET-39 chromosome 11e, Coffea Arabica ET-39 HiFi, whole genome shotgun sequence genome contains:
- the LOC140021663 gene encoding disease susceptibility protein LOV1-like, with the translated sequence MVDSVISLVIGRTVDLLHKKSVFLKDVRRQVERLGNDLEWMRCFLKDAEQRQDEDARIRNWVSLIRAAAYDAEDVIEIFAGKVEFLTKNKGLVTKLTYYPLKIVNLYKIGKETESLQMRLNDIADRREKFGIRNLEEGMSSRGEEFRRLRRTSPFSEDKDIVGFEEITKFLVAELLKQDKNRRVVSIVGMGGAVDNKLLEMLEKMDEQDLERRLYQDLQDKCYLVVLDDVWKEEAWDCLARAFPDVNTSSRLLITSRNRGVPLHADALSIPYDLKTLGQEDSWQLFLRKALGHGDNAWCPLDLEEVGREIARRCAGLPLAITVVGGLLLTKKRLKSEWEKVLNSFNTNLSRNQSGVSAILELSYADLPPNLKFCFLYLGLFPEDYMISVRKFIHMWAAEGIMQKRDAENLEEIAAHDLEQLFSRNMVQVAEMTVDERIKRCRVHDLLRELAIRKAEDENFFQIHDTRYDKISAKSRYLAVHILPRDTNYFWTSTPPLRSLLFFNVHVDREDISLSFKSFRKLRILDLENVKMPYNLPKEIGEVRLLRYLNLLGTFISRLPHSVSYLRYLQTLDIRNLDPVIVSNFIWKLESLRHLYAFDIKCNVPLKIEGLRNLQTLLGIRFDHIMHNNMITVTSLQKLGIVVDDRSEIDKLCMHLSEVGSLKTLYLYRARGRSEWPSLVGLSKLHHVTKLKLIGPALRMLPPDFPPNLSGLSLKYTDLMNDPMSILEKLGQLSFLEMKDAYGGPQLVISRHGFHQLKFLELDLLRDLDEVMVEKAALPQLQCLRIRDCRNLEKLPEELKHISTLDTLELVDMQEDFISRLDADMVSSVPNLRIFDSTISQKKRRSYVYLRRRMEGCA